The following DNA comes from Corynebacterium urogenitale.
GGTGCGACGATGGCGTCCACCTTCTCATACGCCGCTTGGAAGTCGCGGGCGATGAGGTTGCGGACGCGCTGTGCCTGCAGGTAGTAAGCGTCGTAGTAGCCGACGGACAATGCGTAAGTACCGAGCATGATGCGGCGCTTGACCTCTGGGCCAAAGCCTGCCTCACGGGTCAGCGACATGACCTCATCAGCGGAGTGCGTTCCATCGTCACCCTTGCGCTGGCCGTATCGCATGCCGTCGAAGCGGGCGAGGTTGGAAGACACCTCGCACGGCAGGATGAGGTAGTAGGCGTTCATAGCATGGTCAAAGTTCGGGCAATCGACTTCGACAAGCTCCGCACCCTGGGACTTCAACTGCTCAAGATTCGCATGGTAGGTCTCCAAAACGCCAGGCTGCAGCGCCTCTGGGCGCTCAAACTGCTTGACCACGCCGAGCTTCACGCCGGAGAGGTCGCCGGTCGCACCTGCCTTAGCCGCGGAAATGACATCGGCTACGGGGCGGGAGGAGGACGTGGAGTCATTCGCATCGTGGCCCGCGATAACGGAGTGGAGCAGTGCCGTGTCGTACACCGTGCGCGCTGTCGGACCACCCTGATCCAGGGAGGATGCGCACGCAACCAGGCCGTAACGGGAGACGGTGCCGTACGTCGGCTTCACGCCGACGGTGTTCGTCAGCGCGGCTGGCTGGCGGATGGAGCCGCCGGTGTCCGTGCCGATCGCCAGCGGCGCCATGCCCGCGGCCAGAGCTGCAGAAGAGCCACCACCAGAGCCACCCGGAGTACGGGTCAGGTCATAAGGATTCTTCGTCACTCCATAGGCGGAGTTTTCCGTGGAGGAACCCATGGCGAACTCATCCATGTTGGTCTTACCCAGGAGCGGAATACCAGCCGCGCGCAGGCGCATGGTGACGGTCGCATCATAAGGGCTCATGTAGCCCTCGAGCATCTTGGAACCGCAGGTGGTCGGCGCATCGGTGGTGGTGAAGACATCCTTCAGCGCCAGCGGCACACCAGCCAGCGGACTGGTCGGGGTTTCGCCGCTGGCCAGCGCATTATCCACAGCAACTGCGGCGGACAATGCTGCGTCAGCACCGACGTGAAGGAAGGCATTGATCTCGCCGTTGGTTTCTTCGATGCGCTTGAGGTGCGCTTCGGTTACCTCTACTGAGCTGATCTCGCGAGAATGGATCTTCTCAGCAAGCTCCGCCGCGGTCCAAGTCGTGTAGTCGGAATCGTCATGCGCACCGACAACGTAAGTGGTCTGTTCAGACATAAGTTCTTCGTTTCTCCTGCGTTGAGAGTTCAGCGAATGGTGCGGTGCGAGTTTTAGTCGCTGAGAATCTGCGGCACCTGGAAGCGCTGCTGATCCTGCGCCGGCGCCTGGTCAAGAGCCTGCTCGGCAGTCAGAGTAGGGATCACCACATCCTCACGCATGACGGAAACATCTCCGTCAACGTTCTGAGTTGGATGGCTCAACGGAGGAACATCATCAGTGTTTACTTCCCGAATCGCCGCCACGTGATCAACGATTCCGTCGATTTGGGTGGCGAATTCGTCGAGCTCCTCATCGGTGAGCTTGAGGCGGGCCAGGCGGGCCAGGTGTGCTACGTCATCGCGCGAAATCTCAGACATGCGCTCTAGTTTAGCCATTACCGTTTGCTTCTTGGCGTGAGGGCTGCTTCGAGGGTTGTGCTACGGGGTTGATGCAAGGCGGTTAAACTCGGTTGCATGTCTTTCCTCATGCGTGTCCGTATGCCAGATTCCCCAGGCACCCTGGGTCTACTCGCCGTTGCCTTGGGCAATGTCGAGGCAAATATCATCGGCGTGGACATTGTTGGCCATGACGAAGAGGGAACGGTTGTCGACGATATCGTCGTCGAACTGCCCAGCCAGCACCTCCCCGACGCCCTGATCACGGCTTCTCAGGAACTGCCCGGCGTCTACGTCGATTCCCTCCGTCCGTTCTCGGGCACCGTGGACCGTCGCGGTCAGGTGCAGATGCTCGCCGCCGTTGCAGCACGACGCCAGAATGTCCAACAAGCACTGGACATCATGATGGAAAACCTGCCGAAGTCCATGACCGCAGGGTGGGCAATCGTTTTGGAGACCCGAGATAAGACCCGGCGCATTTCTGCATCCTCCGCCGCACCGGAGGATGATGGACGTGAGCTCGAATCCGCCCCTATTGAAGAGGCCCGTATGCTCAACCCAGAGCGCGAAGAGTGGATTCCAGAAACATGGACCGTTATGGATTCTTCCCTTGCCGGCACTCCGATTGAGGGAACAAACCTACTGCTCATTATCGGTCGACCTGGTGGCCCTGATTTCCTCCTCAGCGAGGTGGAGCATCTGCGTCAGCTGGGGTCCATC
Coding sequences within:
- the gatA gene encoding Asp-tRNA(Asn)/Glu-tRNA(Gln) amidotransferase subunit GatA, which codes for MSEQTTYVVGAHDDSDYTTWTAAELAEKIHSREISSVEVTEAHLKRIEETNGEINAFLHVGADAALSAAVAVDNALASGETPTSPLAGVPLALKDVFTTTDAPTTCGSKMLEGYMSPYDATVTMRLRAAGIPLLGKTNMDEFAMGSSTENSAYGVTKNPYDLTRTPGGSGGGSSAALAAGMAPLAIGTDTGGSIRQPAALTNTVGVKPTYGTVSRYGLVACASSLDQGGPTARTVYDTALLHSVIAGHDANDSTSSSRPVADVISAAKAGATGDLSGVKLGVVKQFERPEALQPGVLETYHANLEQLKSQGAELVEVDCPNFDHAMNAYYLILPCEVSSNLARFDGMRYGQRKGDDGTHSADEVMSLTREAGFGPEVKRRIMLGTYALSVGYYDAYYLQAQRVRNLIARDFQAAYEKVDAIVAPTTPSTAFKLGEKVDDPLAMYMFDLFTLPLNLAGVCGMSVPGGFAPDTNLPTGLQIMGPAHGDDRLYRVGAAFEAGRR
- the gatC gene encoding Asp-tRNA(Asn)/Glu-tRNA(Gln) amidotransferase subunit GatC; protein product: MSEISRDDVAHLARLARLKLTDEELDEFATQIDGIVDHVAAIREVNTDDVPPLSHPTQNVDGDVSVMREDVVIPTLTAEQALDQAPAQDQQRFQVPQILSD
- a CDS encoding ACT domain-containing protein — protein: MSFLMRVRMPDSPGTLGLLAVALGNVEANIIGVDIVGHDEEGTVVDDIVVELPSQHLPDALITASQELPGVYVDSLRPFSGTVDRRGQVQMLAAVAARRQNVQQALDIMMENLPKSMTAGWAIVLETRDKTRRISASSAAPEDDGRELESAPIEEARMLNPEREEWIPETWTVMDSSLAGTPIEGTNLLLIIGRPGGPDFLLSEVEHLRQLGSIVGAFFS